From Jeotgalibacillus haloalkalitolerans:
ACAGTTTCACTGTAATGCTTGAATCAGAGGGTAAGCAGCAATTAGTATACAAACATGCGATTTCAACATTTGTTCCTTCGAAGAATGTTGTCATTCAAACTGAAGCAGAATAAAAAGGTGCGCCATGTGGCGTGCTTTTTTTCGTTATTCATTTACTTGTTTCCCCCTCATATAATAAAGGAGGAACTTTATTAAGGGGTGAATTATGAACGGGCAGGTTAAATTTATCATCAGCCAGAAACATTCATCTCAACAGTTTGAAAGCCAGGAATGGCAGAAAATAGAGCATGCGTTTAAGCAATTTGTCGGACTGGAACATATTAAAGAAACGCTGAAATCGATTGCTGCGTGGGCTGTCATTAATCAAAAACGCGAAGAATTCGGTTTGAAAACCGAAAAGCAGTCTCATCATATGCTTTTTTACGGAAATCCGGGTACGGGAAAAACGACTGCTGCGCGAGTGATGGCTACGCTGTTGAAAGAATTGAATATTCTTGAAAGAGGTCATCTGGTTGAAGCTGAGCGTGCTGACCTGGTAGGTGAGTATATTGGGCATACGGCAGTCAAAACAAGAGAGTTGATCAAAAAAGCAGAAGGTGGAATCCTTTTTATTGATGAAGCCTATTCATTGTCACGCGGTGGGGAGAAGGACTTTGGGAGAGAAGCAATTGACACGTTAGTGAAGCATATGGAAGACAGCAGTGGCCGGTTTATCTGTATTCTGGCGGGATACAAGAGAGAGATGAACGGCTTTTTACGGATGAATACCGGATTGAAAAGCCGTTTTGCACATTTATTATACTTTCCTGATTATACTTTAAATGATTTAAATCATATTGCCGTAAACATGTTTAATATTAAAGATTATAAGTTGTCTAAACCTGCGGGTGACCGTTTGTTGCGCAGCATGAGAGAAATGGGTGATATCTCAGGAAACGGACGTTTTGTCAGGAATTTAACCGAATTTATCATCAGGGCTCAAGCTGTTCGTTTATTAAAATATGAAGAACTCACAAAAAAAGACTGTATGTACATTTCCGAGGATGATGTGTTGAAAGGGATTGAAGGATACAAAAAAGATAAGCAGGATCATCAGTGATCCTGCTTAAGAGTGTGCTGTATGAATGGATTTAAACGGTAATCTCCATTTATAAATATAAGATAGAATCCTTAATGTGGTTGTAACGATAAATAGTATATAAAGCTGCCATGGTTCGGATGCGATGCCCAGACCTACAGCAAACCCTGCAAGAATGGCCCATGCAGCATAAATTTCCGATCTGAGAACGAGCGGCTTTCTGCCTGCGAGTAAATCCCGGATGATTCCGCCGCCGCTTCCTGTAAGAACTGCTGCAACGATGACTGCACTTAAAGGATGATTCATTTCCACCGCATAAAGAGCGCCCTGTATTGCAAAGGCTGCGAGTCCCATTGCATCAAAAATGTTTCCCCAGCGTTTCCAGTGCTTCAGTAAATTATGCGGAAAAAGAAACACCGCTGTGATCGACAGGAGTGCAACCTGAAAAAACATGCCCTGCTCCCATAAAGCGGAAACTGGAACCCCTATTAATAAATTTCTGATCGCGCCACCACCAAAGGCTGTGACAATACCGAGTATATAAACACCTAAAATATCGTATTCTTCTTCCATTGCGATAATCGCGCCGGATATTGCAAAAGCAATTGTGCCAATCATACTTAAAACTTCCCAGGTCAACGATTATCCTCCTGCCTTCCGCTTGAATTGAGCCAAAGTTGATTGTATCATGAATCGAACGCAATTCAATCTTAGAAATGGATATTTTTATAAAAGGATACCGGACAGAAGGGGTGAGGTTTTTTAATGAAAATGGAGAAAGCGATTTTAGTCGGGGTAAATACTGACAGAACTGACCAGGATTTTAATGAATCTATGAATGAGTTAGCTGCACTCACTGAAACAGCTGGTGCTGAACCGGTGTTAAATAT
This genomic window contains:
- a CDS encoding AAA family ATPase, whose product is MNGQVKFIISQKHSSQQFESQEWQKIEHAFKQFVGLEHIKETLKSIAAWAVINQKREEFGLKTEKQSHHMLFYGNPGTGKTTAARVMATLLKELNILERGHLVEAERADLVGEYIGHTAVKTRELIKKAEGGILFIDEAYSLSRGGEKDFGREAIDTLVKHMEDSSGRFICILAGYKREMNGFLRMNTGLKSRFAHLLYFPDYTLNDLNHIAVNMFNIKDYKLSKPAGDRLLRSMREMGDISGNGRFVRNLTEFIIRAQAVRLLKYEELTKKDCMYISEDDVLKGIEGYKKDKQDHQ
- a CDS encoding trimeric intracellular cation channel family protein — encoded protein: MTWEVLSMIGTIAFAISGAIIAMEEEYDILGVYILGIVTAFGGGAIRNLLIGVPVSALWEQGMFFQVALLSITAVFLFPHNLLKHWKRWGNIFDAMGLAAFAIQGALYAVEMNHPLSAVIVAAVLTGSGGGIIRDLLAGRKPLVLRSEIYAAWAILAGFAVGLGIASEPWQLYILFIVTTTLRILSYIYKWRLPFKSIHTAHS